Part of the Oncorhynchus mykiss isolate Arlee chromosome 12, USDA_OmykA_1.1, whole genome shotgun sequence genome, TTAAATAGAGTCAATTCCAATAGGGCCTAGGTGAAATGTCTCCATTCTTATGAAAACTCTGATCTCCATTGAGGTACATGCTTTCATCATGCACCGTCCTCAGATGCCTTAGCAAGTCGTCATTTAgtttaaaactctttccacagcgAGTACAGAGGAAAGACTCCTGGGAGTGAAGAAGCTTATGTTTTGTTAGGGTGTGGCTGTGGTGGAAGCTCTCCCCACACACACTGCAGCGGAATGGCCTTTCTTCTGTGTGGATGTTCCTGTGCTCCTGCAGCCCTTTCAGCTGAGCAAAGACATCCCCGCAGTCTGTACAGGTATAAGGGGACTCACCTGTGTGGGTCCTCATGTGACATTTCAGATTATACTTGTCCCTAAACTGCTTTCCACACTCCGAGCAGCCTAGAGCCTTATTATGGCTCCTGCGGTGGTGGGTCAGACATTTCTGAGAGGCAAAGACTTGGGCACAGTCAGGACAGATGAACTTAGGGAAGGCACTGCAACTGTGTTTGCTGAGAAAAGCAGCCCGTTTGTAGCTCTTACCACAGTCATGACAGCAGTGGCTTGGTCTATGGAAGGGATCTTCTTTGTTTTTCCGCTTCAGGCAGCAGGgtgttcctccctctttctcggCAGTGTTAGGGCTGGACGAGGAGATGACAGGAGCAGATACACCTCTCTTGGCCCTTCCAAAGACGGGCATCTGATTTGCTATGTTTCTAAACTGACTTCTCTCAACATTCTCAGTATTTCTATCCACATCAGTAGACTGTCCCATCTCAGAGGCTGACCTGATCTCATCCTCAGCCTGGTTATTGTATTTTATCTCCTCCTTAATCCAGTCCTCATGTTCAGAAAAATTGTCTTCCTCAACCAAATCATCTTCTCCATCaagtctcctctcctcactgtaAATGTCCTCCAGATGTCTGGCATCTATATTGAAAGTACTGGACTGACAGACTTTAGAAAATTCTATCCTCTTCAGCAACAACCCTGGTCCTGTGACTTTCATCTTCTCACTGTTAACTTGATGTTCTGCAGGTCTGAAAATAAACGGAAATAGACAGCATATCAACAAATGCATTCCAATAAACACACTATTTGTAATCAACATATTTAACACTTCCTTAATATCTTTGGATGTGCAAGAAAGAAACACTCAAAACATGATCTGGCCCTACCCTGCTTCTTCCTCTCTCAGTTGGTCTGCAGGGTATCCCTCTCCATCAGTGTGGTTGTCCATCTCACTGCACTTATCCCCAGGTGTGTTGTTCAGGTACTCCTCAGCCATGTAGATAGCCTCCTCCATGTCCTGGGGGCACTGTTTCAGCACACAGTCTCCAACGTGTGTGGGCAGGAGTGACACAAACCTCTGCAGGGCCACACACCTCACCACCTCCGCAGCCGTTCTCCTCTCAGGCCGAAGCCAGTGCTGGGCAGCACTTTCCAGTCCCTGCCCCAACTCCCTGGGCCCTCTCTCAGGGTCGTACCTCAGATAGCTGAAGTCCTCCTGCCGTCGGCTCTCTTCTGCCCTGACTTGGCTTTGCAGGCTAGCCCTCAGTGTCTCGTAGTTTGGCTCTCCTGACCTGAGGCACTCCCCGCCAAGGAGCCCCCACTTCACATTAGAAAGCCTGGAGTTGGAGTCTGCCTCCTCCAAAAGCAGCAGGTAGGCCTCAGGATCCTTCACCTCCTCCAGCTTCACATCTGGCTCCATTCTCCTGAGCTCCTCCTTCTCCAGTAACTGTGCCAGAGCCTCGGTCTGGATCTCCCCCTGTACAGCCAGAGCCTGTAGCTGCTGTCTGTGCACTGCTAGTAGGTTTGTAAATAACCGCACCACATCCATGGTTCCACTCTTGGAGTCTCTAGCAACGGCCTGTGAAATATGAAATTATTATAAAAGTATGGTAATGACAGTACCACTGGGCAATGACGATAGCAATTTGGGTGTATAATAAATCCtgtgaaaataaaatatgttGATCGCCCAACTCTCAATGACGTTTCTAGCACATGATCCACGAGgtagtgtttaatgtgtttataaGGCTGTACATGTAGCTATGATCTAAATTATAGCGTCTAGCTAGCTTGTTAATCTGTCTGGCACCACATTCAGATGTGTGCCTCATTTTCTCTCTGGATGAGGGCTAGCTAACGTTTGGTCAGTTAGGTGGTCTAGCTAGCCACGTTAGCTGACAATCCAGGCAAAATAGACAAATTCCACCATAAAATGTGATTATCAAGCTGAACAAAACCACAGGTAGAAAAATAACGTTACTTACCGAGCGACTGGGCGTCTTTTTGTCTTTTACTCGTATTGTATTTCTTgcaggttagctagctagctacgtacACAGTTTTTATTGTTGTTTCCAGGGGTACCATTTGATCGTGACAACGTCTGAGTCTGCTGTGTGTAACATGATAAGAATTCCCGTCGTCTATTGTCCAAACAttatatgtagctagctaacgttagctaattgaAACGTCCACGGCAAGTAATTAATCATCACAGGTAACTAGTAATTTATTCGTTATTTTGCATTCTTTGATAATCAATTTTGAGATAATATGTTCATTTTGATAgcgttttttattttaaatcacCCACCCAGCTAACAACTGAGTCCTGGAACGTTTGTCCaccttgctaacgttagctagctactagctaagTTTCAGTGATGGTACTGGGAATTTGACTCAAATAATTAGCTAATAATTATTTTTCGGTGGTATTAGATGCCTTTGTGATCGAGCTGGCCATTCTGACCCTGCCAGCTAgtgaaaagtattttttttactgcCCTCGCCATTGGCACCTGCAATCATTATGGATGTGGTTGAGTTCCTGGTGTCCCTGCTGGATGTGCATAAACAACAGCTGAAAGCGCTGACCAGACAGGGGGAGATCCAGGCCAAGGTCCTCAGCCAGCTTGTCAAGGATGGTTTGACCAGAACCCTTGACCGGCCTTCACCCCAGGATGTAGAGGAACAGAGAAGGCATCGGTTGACACCAGGGAGAGATAAAGACCCAGAGGACTGGGGTGCTAGGCTTGATGGTCTGCTGCAAGAGGAGACACAGAAGAAGAATCAACTGATCAGACCCCAGGGGTTGTCTAATGCATTCCAGACCAGGGTACTGGGACAGATGTGGACTGTGGAGGACCAGAGCAGGCAGGACTTCTTGTCTCTGCGGTACGAACCACAGAAGGGAGCCAGAGAGCTGGGGCAGAGGCTTGACTCAGCTGCTAAGCACTGGCTTAGGCCTGACCTAAGAACTGCTGCACAGGTAGAGCAGTGTGTTGCCATGGAGCAGTTTCTGTCCCTCTTACCAAAGGAGGCTGGTGCCTGGGTGCAGAAGCAGCAACCCAGGGATATGGAGGAAGCGATCAGCATGGCTGAGCAGCGACTTGGGTCTGGTGCCTTCACCGTCTCCTCGCCTTCCCCTGACcgtacacagacaaacacagcacAGGGCTCAACAGAGACACAAGAACAAGGGTAGGTAAATGTGTGGAAGCTATTGAACTAATCATATCTGCAGTTATTATATCATCCTCCGTGTCTTTAGTTTAATTGTTCAGTCACATGCAGATCCTAAGAACGATTCACTATGATTCATCTCATTTTAATTTACAGGAGTGTCAAGATGCAGAGCACCAGTGATCACCCAGATGCTTTGACCAAGTCATTTCTCAACCAGCTGGAGACTGTTAAGTCTGCCCATTTCAGTCTAGAGATTCCAGACATGGGAGTAGCCAGCTACCAGGAGGAAAAGGATGAGCATAAGGTGGTCCCAGAGGAAGGGTCCATCTTTGTGTGTAAGCAGGAAGTGGAGGACCCTGACTGGCATCAGGAGAGTGCTCCTCCAGAGCCTATCCAAATGTATGGGAGCACAACAGGACATGAGAGCATGTCAGTGGACACACCTTACATCTCCCCTCCCAGAcacaactctctctcctccaccatgtACACTCATCCAACACACAGAGTGTCCAGTCAGATCCCCTCCCCACAGTCGCCTCCATCCCTTGCTCCTGATGTCTATCATCCACAAGTTCAGGACagcccagtgacagacagactgcAGAGTAACAATCATTCTAGTGACGAGACGGAGCTTACTGCCAGGTACACAGGGCTTATCTCTGAAGATGGACAGCTGACCTGGGGGACCCTCCCGAGGGTTCCCTCACCCTCCTTCCATACACGCCCgccctccccctcaccctcccacCAGTGCCCAGACTGTGGCTGCTGCTTCACCCAGCAAAGGAGCCTGGAGGAGCACAGGAACATTCACACGGGGGCGAGGCCCTTCGTCTGTGGGGTGTGTGGCAAGGCCTTCTGCCACCGCCGCACTctgaacaaacacacacgtaTCCACTCCTGGGAGAGACCATTTCAATGTACTGACTGTGGACAGACCTTTAAACTCAAAGACACCATGAAGAGGCACCAGGTGTCCCACAGCAGGCCAGGGACAGGGCCAGGGGCACGTCAGCTCTCTCACTCACCCTGATACTCTATCTAGCAGCTAGCTGCTCACGCAGCACTTCATCTGGCTGAGAGGTCTCGTAGTAATCAGCACACAACAAGGACTTGAAGTAGGACTGGTCAGATAGCTTTCTCTGTAAATGTCCTAAATAGGCAGATTTGTTTGAGATCGCTAACAGTGTTTTCTGTTGGCGTGTTCCATAAACAGAGGACACTGCTTTGGATTTTGGTTGGTGGAACATCTCTCCCATGTTTCCATGTAAACAAGCTCAAATTACTTGTGCTTCATTGCTCCCTTTTTGTTTTTGTAGAATGCCCTGCCATGGTCCAAGTTAGAGGTGTTTCATGCATTTGGATATTGTGATAGTTACTCTTGAATAATTATTTGTTATGCAGAatcatttttttgtatttaatttaattCTTCAGAAGAGCAGAGATCAGAACATTGTGTAacaatgtactgtactgttttatgtatttgttgttttatgcataggagatatatatatatatacacacacacacacagttgaagtcagaagtttacatacacttaggttggagtcgttaactcgtttttcaaccacggcaaaactatagtttgttaacaagaaatttgtggaaagttggttaggacatctactttgtgcatgacacaattaatttttccaacaattgtttacagacagattttttcacttataattcactgtatcacaattccagtgggtcagaagtttacatacactaagttgaccgtgcctttaaacagcttggaaaatcccagaaaattatgtcatggttttagaagcttctgataggctaattgacatcatttgagtcaattagaggtgtacctgtggctgtatttcaaggcctaccttcaaacttagtgtctctttgcttgacatcatgggaaaatcaaaagaaatccgccaagacctcagaaaaaaaaaacatgtagacctccacaagtctggttcatccttcggcgcaatttccaaatgcctgaaggtaccacgttcatctgtacaaacaatattacgcaggtatgaacaccatgggaccgcgcagccgtcataccgctcaggaaggagacgagttttgtctcctagagttgaacgtacttcggtgcgaaaagtgcaactcaatcccagaacaacagcaaaggaccttgtggagaggaatcaggtacaaaagtatctatatccaaagtaaaacgagacctatatcaacataacatgaaaggacgctcagcaaggtagaagccactgctccaaaaccgccataaaaaaagccagactacggtttgcaactgcacatggggacaaagatcgtactttttagagaaatgtcctctggtctgatgaaacaaaatagaactgtttggccataatgaccatcgttatgtttggaggaaaaagggagaggcttgcaagccgaagagcaccatcccaaccgtgaagcacgggggtggcagtgtcatgttgtgggggtgctttgctgcaggagggactggtgcatttcacaaaataaatggcatcatgaggaaggaacattatgtggatatattgaagcaacatctcaagacatcagtcaggaagttaaagcttggttgcaaattggtcttccaaatgggcaatgaccccaagcatacttccaaagttgtggcaaaattgcttaaggacaacaaagtcaaggtattggagtggccatcacaagccctgacctcaatcccatagaaaatttgtgggcagaactgaaagagcgtatgtgagcaaggaggcctacaaacctgactcagttacaccagctctgtcaggaggaatgggccaaaattcacccaactcattgtgggaagcttgtggaaggctacctgaaatgtttgacccaagttaaacaatttaaaggcaatgcttccaaatactaattgagtgtatgtaaacttctgacccactgggaatgtgatgaaagaaataaaagctgaaataaatcattctctctactattattttgacatttcacattcttaaaataaggtggtgatcctaactgacctaaaactgaatttttactaggattaaatgtcaggaattgtgaaaaactgagtttaattgtatttggctaaggtgtatgtaaacctacgacttcaactgtgtgtgtgtgtgtatatatactaccATTCaatagtttggggtcacttagacatttccttgttttccATAAAAACATAcctgaaatgagttgcaaaattaataggaaatatagtcaagatgttgacaaggttctaaataattatttttaatttaaataataattgtgtccttcaaactttgccttcgtcaaagaatcc contains:
- the LOC110537333 gene encoding zinc finger and SCAN domain-containing protein 21; protein product: MDVVRLFTNLLAVHRQQLQALAVQGEIQTEALAQLLEKEELRRMEPDVKLEEVKDPEAYLLLLEEADSNSRLSNVKWGLLGGECLRSGEPNYETLRASLQSQVRAEESRRQEDFSYLRYDPERGPRELGQGLESAAQHWLRPERRTAAEVVRCVALQRFVSLLPTHVGDCVLKQCPQDMEEAIYMAEEYLNNTPGDKCSEMDNHTDGEGYPADQLREEEAGPAEHQVNSEKMKVTGPGLLLKRIEFSKVCQSSTFNIDARHLEDIYSEERRLDGEDDLVEEDNFSEHEDWIKEEIKYNNQAEDEIRSASEMGQSTDVDRNTENVERSQFRNIANQMPVFGRAKRGVSAPVISSSSPNTAEKEGGTPCCLKRKNKEDPFHRPSHCCHDCGKSYKRAAFLSKHSCSAFPKFICPDCAQVFASQKCLTHHRRSHNKALGCSECGKQFRDKYNLKCHMRTHTGESPYTCTDCGDVFAQLKGLQEHRNIHTEERPFRCSVCGESFHHSHTLTKHKLLHSQESFLCTRCGKSFKLNDDLLRHLRTVHDESMYLNGDQSFHKNGDISPRPYWN
- the LOC110537334 gene encoding zinc finger and SCAN domain-containing protein 21, with product MDVVEFLVSLLDVHKQQLKALTRQGEIQAKVLSQLVKDGLTRTLDRPSPQDVEEQRRHRLTPGRDKDPEDWGARLDGLLQEETQKKNQLIRPQGLSNAFQTRVLGQMWTVEDQSRQDFLSLRYEPQKGARELGQRLDSAAKHWLRPDLRTAAQVEQCVAMEQFLSLLPKEAGAWVQKQQPRDMEEAISMAEQRLGSGAFTVSSPSPDRTQTNTAQGSTETQEQGSVKMQSTSDHPDALTKSFLNQLETVKSAHFSLEIPDMGVASYQEEKDEHKVVPEEGSIFVCKQEVEDPDWHQESAPPEPIQMYGSTTGHESMSVDTPYISPPRHNSLSSTMYTHPTHRVSSQIPSPQSPPSLAPDVYHPQVQDSPVTDRLQSNNHSSDETELTARYTGLISEDGQLTWGTLPRVPSPSFHTRPPSPSPSHQCPDCGCCFTQQRSLEEHRNIHTGARPFVCGVCGKAFCHRRTLNKHTRIHSWERPFQCTDCGQTFKLKDTMKRHQVSHSRPGTGPGARQLSHSP